Genomic segment of Rhinoraja longicauda isolate Sanriku21f chromosome 4, sRhiLon1.1, whole genome shotgun sequence:
ATCAAGCTGTAATTCACCAACCTGTGTCAGCCTTGCTTCACTTAGTTTCAACGTATTTTAGCTTCTTAATTATAAAATGAAATCTGAGTTATGCTGCCACTTTTGGATCAGTACACAGCGTAAACTGTTTTAGTCTTTTTACAGAACTGGCATGAATTGTGACTCTTTCTTAATTTAGATTTGATAGAATTCTTCAGTAAATTGATATCCCAGTGGCAGCAATAAGACTTGTTTCTTCAATTCCTTACACACTTATTGTTCCAATCACAATCAAATAATCATATTGAGATGTGTTCTCACTGAGTGAAGAAGAAAGTGTGTTAAACTGTCCTGACAAAGGAGCCATTAGTCACAAAATCCACACAAGTTGACATCTTTGATAGGTTTAGTACAGATTATATTCCACATTACAATGGATTGTTAGTGTTAATCAATCTAAGGGGGAAGGAGAAAAGATTGACACCAAGGCCATGTTGATATCAACAGTCGTGTAAATCAGTTCATAATCAAAGAGCATGTAAACAAACAGTTTAATAATATTTTGCCAAGGATAACTGAAAATGTCTCAGTGAAAAGTTTCAGTAAATCTCAATGTTGGTACCAAGTTATACAATGTTGTCATTCACCATAAGAAATACATTTAAGTTTAAAACGATGTCTGGTTTTATTTCAAGTTGCTGTGTTTAATTGGCAACTTTTGTCTAACGATGCATATACATGCATTGATCATTTGCTTGATTGTATCAAATAGAGGTAAATTAACGTGAAATCTAAGTTGCCAGGTTTTCTTGATAAGATTATTTCGAGCAAGAGTCTACCGTTCTAATTGTGTTCAAAGATCCCATTATCCGCAGCTCAAATCAACCCCAACCATGATTACAACCCGAACTGAGGTGCACTCAAATGAAATAATGTGTCCTGTGGTAGATGAGGCACATGACCCAGCGATGGGTTTCTACTGTTTTGTAATCTGTCAAACCAGCCTTCAGTTTATCTGTTTTCATTTCCATCAAAACAGCTAATTTACTTCCCCTACCCCAGTATAAAATTCAAAAGGTTATAGATATGGCCTGTTTTGACACAGTACAAGGTAACTATTAACATGAATTCAAAGACAATTGTTAATATGTTTTTTTTACATAGGTTAACTCTTGATAAATCGGTTCGTTTGGAAATTGCTACTTATGACTTCTTGCGATAGATTAGAAGGGCAGTGATATATATTTTCTACAGGCAAAAACATCATCTTATTTAGGATTAGACACGACCTGACGGGTTGGAACCGGAACCTTTTATGCTTGGACTGCCCTAAATCCTTACATGAAAGATGGAATTAAACAAGCCTTTCTACGTACTCAAGTGTGATAACGGGGATTAAAGTCCCCGCCTTGGAGGATCCGCCCTCAGGAATATTTTCGCTTTTCTTCTTACCTATTGGTTTATCCAGCCTTGGGACAAACACCGCTTTTTCTTTGGTGAACGGTTTGTAGTCTTGATCCAAGGCGTAGAAAGTGTCATATCGTTTAACTGTGTTCCTGCTCCCGCGATTGCTGTCCCCGGCACCTTTCAAGATGAGGTCTATAGGTAGCTGTTTCGCTTTCTGCCTTAGCTCTGCTCTGCCTTCACAGTGACCCGCAGTGACCAGGAGAAGGGCGATGCCCAGCAAAGTGTGCCATCTCCGTCGACCCATCTCTACATAAAGGAAAAGTCGATTAAAGATGAGCATTCCCTTCCGAAGCATTAACAGTGCCAAGGCAACTAACTCCGTATTGCCTTCCAAATCCTGTCGGACTGAAAGTGCTCCAATCTCAGTTGGGAGGGGGTTTAAATCAGCGTGTCCAACAACCAGAGCGCTATCGCCAAGTGAACGTTTTTTAACATAAGGCTCATTAGATCAACTCTAAAGCTTCTCATCACGggatgtggaggtgtcacaagcacaactcagtCTCCACATTCCTGAGTTTTAACCCGTTTTACATCATGCGAGCATGTTATAACCCTTCCCTTAATGCATATTTCCTTCCAGACGTAATATCTCGTTAGGTCACATTATAGACATGGATTAGGAAAGGTATTACAAGCCAGGCTTTAGTTCAGATCCACTTTGCACACATCACTCACCGCCTTCACTTAGCAGGCTGGGGGGTTTTGCGGAGTGAGAACGCGATGTAGAAGCAACGCCGAATTTAGACGCGAAGTCTAAACGTTTTTGGGACGTTTACATTTGTTGAATGAAAGAAACAAGGTGCGTTTTCTCCGTGCAGCTGAAGAAACCGAAGGCTCTCTCTCACCTCGTTCTGGTGTTCTAACAAATCGTGCAGAATAACTCTTTCCAGGAAATAACTCAACAGGCAATCGAATGTATATCAAACGCTCAAGCGAACAGAGTCAGGTCGATAgtcaattgtctattgatataaGTTACTTTTTGTGAAACTACCACCTGGCTGAGAGTTTACACCggctttggaaacatcgcgaaattaaagcacgcttacctgactgtcaaactgtcgcctccaatctacctgtcaaatgtcctgacggtaaatgaattggttaaacaaaactatcttctggtatctccaaatgccttttttaaattgtaatattacgtgcttcttaATGTTGTGGGTACCGTGCACAATACTCTGGAAGTACCAGGCTTATATACATGGAGCAAGCGTGACACTGTCGACTTTAGGTGGGTGGCGGGCAGTGGGAACATCTTCTTGTAATCTCTCTTTAGAAGCACACATCTTCCTCCCGGTGGACTGTAACTGAAGTCCATCAATTAGCCATAGCTGTCGAGTCTCCCGTGTGAACGAGCGTGGTTCAGCGGTGGCCGTGCCATGCTGTGCTCGGATTATGTTCACAATATTTGGACTCCCTAAAAGCTGCTGACGTCAAGGGCCATCAGCTGCACTCAATAGGGCTTTGCTTTCACCCTTGCAACTTAAAACAAGGGAGAAATTCGCCAGCAGGAGTGTAAAATCGCCCTCAAACAAGAACGACCTGCTTGAAATCAACGACCCCCTTGATTTCCGAACTACTGCTTAATTGGAAATGGCCGAGAAGATTTTTGTTTTGGTGAACATCACTACGCCTGTTTAAGATTTTAATCTTCATCGACGTTCCTGCATCAAATGGACGTGAAGGATAAAAAAATAAGACGGCCGGTGCCGAGTAATCTTACGCATTCACTT
This window contains:
- the alkal1 gene encoding ALK and LTK ligand 1 gives rise to the protein MLRKGMLIFNRLFLYVEMGRRRWHTLLGIALLLVTAGHCEGRAELRQKAKQLPIDLILKGAGDSNRGSRNTVKRYDTFYALDQDYKPFTKEKAVFVPRLDKPIEIVHRDPNLKGRFLKHFAGPISFSSECSKQFQRLYYNTRDCSTPAHYKRCARLLTRLAVSSLCTQH